The following are encoded in a window of Sminthopsis crassicaudata isolate SCR6 chromosome 5, ASM4859323v1, whole genome shotgun sequence genomic DNA:
- the SELENOO gene encoding protein adenylyltransferase SelO, mitochondrial: MAASASRSAALRRPRLLLLPQLPGAARPGPRPRLCSSGPLIMQPPPAARGWLSGLRFDNRALQMLPVEEPPPGGDPAPRPVPGACFSRVRPSPLREPRLVALSAPALALLGLGPPPPSPPPGAGPESEEEVEEQKEEAEAGGATSRRRRPASGAEAELELYFSGNALLPGSEPAAHCYCGHQFGSFAGQLGDGAAMYLGEVLGPDGQRWELQLKGAGLTPFSRQADGRKVLRSSIREFLCSEAMFHLGIPTTRAGSCVTSESKVIRDIYYDGNPKYENCAVVLRIASTFLRFGSFEIFKPQDEHTGRKGPSVGRNDIRIQMLDYVIGSFYPEIQAAFAENSVQRNAAFFREVTRRTARLVADWQCVGFCHGVLNTDNMSIVGLTIDYGPFGFMDRYDPDHICNSSDTGGRYAYNKQPEVCKWNLQKLAEALVPELPLELSEPILEEEYDAEFERHYLHKMRQKLGLIRLELEEDRELVSALLETMHFTGADFTNTFYLLSSFSVASEPSQDARFLDQLAQQCASLEELKLAFRPQMDPRQLSMMLMLAQSNPQLFALIGTKASINKELERIEQSSKLQHLSPTELISRNRERWETWLQRYRARLERDTQSTSSLDTWGVERVRAMRSNNPKYVLRNYIAQNAIEAAEQGDFSEVRRVLKLLEKPYCEDREAVLDTALDEEAAGAVEAMQSGEASGGSRPSYSRKPPLWAAELCVTUSS, translated from the exons GGCCGCTCATCATGCAGCCGCCGCCCGCTGCCCGTGGCTGGCTCTCGGGTCTGCGCTTCGACAACCGGGCCTTGCAGATGCTGCCCGTGGAGGAGCCGCCGCCGGGCGGGGACCCGGCCCCTCGGCCGGTGCCGGGCGCCTGCTTCAGTCGCGTCCGGCCCTCTCCGCTACGCGAGCCGCGTCTCGTAGCGCTGTCCGCCCCGGCGCTGGCGCTGCTCGGACTAGGACCGCCGCCACCGTCGCCGCCGCCCGGTGCCGGACCCGAGAGTGAAGAGGAGGTGGAGGAGCAGAAAGAGGAAGCCGAGGCGGGGGGAGCCAcctcccgccgccgccgccccgcCTCCGGGGCCGAGGCCGAGCTGGAGCTGTACTTCAGCGGCAACGCGCTGCTGCCCGGCTCTGAGCCCGCAGCGCACTGCTACTGCGGCCACCAGTTCGGCAGCTTCGCGGGCCAGCTGGGCGACGGCGCCGCCATGTACCTGGGCGAGGTGCTGGGCCCGGACGGGCAGCGCTGGGAGCTGCAGCTCAAGGGCGCCGGCCTCACGCCCTTCTCCCG GCAAGCCGACGGGCGGAAAGTCCTGCGCTCCAGCATCAGGGAGTTCCTGTGCAGCGAAGCCATGTTCCACCTGGGCATCCCCACCACCCGGGCGGGCTCGTGTGTGACCTCCGAGTCCAAAGTCATCCGGGACATTTACTATGATGGCAACCCCAAGTATGAGAACTGTGCAGTGGTGCTGCGGATAGCCTCGACTTTCCTGAG GTTTggctcttttgagatttttaagcCCCAAGATGAACACACAGGGCGCAAGGGCCCCAGTGTGGGCCGGAATGACATCCGGATCCAGATGCTCGACTATGTCATTGGCAGTTTTTACCCAGAAATCCAAGCAGCCTTTGCAGAAAACAGCGTGCAGAGGAATGCAGCCTTTTTCCGCGAG GTCACTCGGCGCACGGCGAGGCTGGTGGCTGACTGGCAGTGCGTGGGCTTCTGCCACGGCGTGCTGAACACGGACAACATGAGCATCGTGGGACTCACCATTGACTATGGGCCTTTTGGGTTCATGGACAG GTACGACCCCGACCACATCTGCAACAGCTCGGACACAGGGGGCCGCTATGCCTACAACAAGCAGCCCGAGGTGTGCAAGTGGAACCTGCAGAAGCTGGCCGAGGCCCTGGTGCCCGAGCTGCCCCTGGAGCTCAGTGAGCCCATCCTGGAGGAAGAGTACGACGCCGAGTTTGAGAGGCACTATTTGCACAAGATGAGGCAGAAGCTGGGTCTGATCCGGCTGGAGCTCGAGGAGGACCGGGAGCTAGTGTCTGCCCTTCTGGAGACCATGCACTTCACAG GGGCGGATTTCACAAACACATTCTACTTACTGAGCTCCTTTTCGGTGGCCTCGGAGCCCAGCCAGGATGCCCGCTTTCTGGACCAGCTGGCTCAGCAGTGCGCCTCCTTGGAAGAACTGAAGCTGGCCTTCAGGCCGCAGATGGATCCCAG GCAGCTCTCTATGATGCTTATGCTGGCTCAGTCCAATCCGCAGCTCTTTGCTTTAATCGGAACAAAGGCAAGCATCAATAAGGAACTCGAGCGCATCGAGCAGTCCTCCAAGCTGCAGCACTTGTCGCCCACTGAGCTCATCAGCCGAAACCGGGAGCGCTGGGAGACGTGGCTCCAGAGATACAG AGCCCGGTTAGAGAGAGACACGCAGAGCACGAGCAGCCTGGACACCTGGGGCGTGGAGCGCGTCAGAGCCATGCGCTCCAACAACCCCAAGTATGTGCTGAGGAACTACATCGCCCAGAATGCCATCGAAGCTGCAGAGCAGGGAGACTTCTCGGAG GTGAGAAGGGTGTTGAAGCTGCTGGAAAAGCCCTACTGTGAGGACAGGGAGGCGGTCCTGGACACAGCCTTGGATGAAGAGGCCGCAGGCGCAGTGGAGGCCATGCAGAGTGGGGAGGCCTCGGGCGGCAGCCGCCCATCATACAGCAGAAAGCCCCCACTCTGGGCAGCAGAGCTGTGTGTGACGTGATCTTCGTAA